One window of Amaranthus tricolor cultivar Red isolate AtriRed21 chromosome 11, ASM2621246v1, whole genome shotgun sequence genomic DNA carries:
- the LOC130827304 gene encoding uncharacterized protein LOC130827304 yields the protein MWWKNNLRCLINAFGKKLERNQITNGTSRELHTAPILKLGESRALKLSSEDIQRPLYQYFQQFGISTSRVLSDSPSDVIPISSPLIPISAAKAGKSESQTEAVKPKPEKVQAILKGIKQSPKKVNLVAALVRGMRVEDALLQLQVTVKRASKTVYQVIHSARANAVHNHGLDPDRLLVAEAFVGKGFYKKRISYHAKMRHGIMMRPECRLTVVVRELTPDEEAEVAKLRVSNFKKLTKRERRLVPHKLIESTPVWGRKNKTSSQASSVAV from the exons ATGTGGTGGAAGAACAATTTGCGGTGTCTAATCAATGCTTTTGGTAAAAAATTGGAGCGAAATCAGATCACAAATGGGACTTCTAGGGAACTTCATACTGCACCGATTCTTAAATTAG GAGAATCTAGGGCATTGAAATTGTCTTCTGAAGACATCCAGAGACCTTTATATCAGTACTTCCAACAATTT GGGATTTCCACATCAAGAGTTCTTTCTGATTCGCCTTCCGATGTAATTCCTATCTCTTCTCCTTTGATCCCAATTTCAGCTGCTAAAGCTGGGAAGTCTGAAAGCCAGACTGAGGCTGTAAAGCCAAAACCTGAAAAAGTTCAAGCAATTTTGAAAGGAATAAAGcag AGTCCTAAAAAGGTAAATTTGGTTGCTGCTTTGGTCCGTGGAATGCGTGTCGAGGATGCATTGCTACAGCTGCAAGTGACTGTGAAGCGGGCCTCAAAAACCGTTTATCAG GTGATACATTCTGCTCGTGCAAATGCTGTCCATAATCATGGATTAGATCCGGATCGTCTTTTAGTTG CTGAAGCTTTTGTTGGCAAAGGATTTTACAAGAAGAGAATAAGTTATCATGCAAAAATGAGACATGGGATAATGATGAGACCGGAGTGTAGGCTGACAGTGGTGGTTAGAGAATTGACTCCAGATGAGGAAGCCGAAGTAGCAAAACTGAGAGTCAGTAATTTTAAGAAGCTTACAAAACGTGAAAGACGGCTCGTTCCTCATAAGCTCATCGAGAGTACACCTGTTTGGGGAAGAAAGAACAAAACTAGTAGCCAGGCTTCATCTGTTGCGGTTTAA